In one Geoglobus acetivorans genomic region, the following are encoded:
- a CDS encoding 30S ribosomal protein S12, producing the protein MGRGLFAARKLIENRKEFRWSDKRYVRRVLDLKRKADPLEGAPQARGIVLEKLGIEARQPNSAIRKAVRVQLIKNGKQVTAFTPGDGAINYIDEHDEVIIEGIGGRMGRSMGDIPGVRYKVVKVNNTSLKELWKGKKEKRLR; encoded by the coding sequence ATGGGAAGGGGCTTATTTGCCGCAAGAAAGCTCATCGAAAATAGAAAGGAGTTCAGGTGGAGTGATAAAAGGTACGTAAGGAGAGTTCTTGACCTGAAAAGAAAGGCAGACCCTCTTGAGGGTGCACCGCAGGCGAGAGGTATAGTGCTGGAAAAGCTGGGTATAGAGGCGAGACAGCCCAACTCAGCTATCAGAAAGGCAGTGAGAGTTCAGCTCATCAAGAATGGAAAGCAGGTTACTGCTTTCACACCGGGAGATGGAGCAATCAACTATATTGATGAACACGATGAGGTAATCATTGAGGGTATTGGAGGCAGAATGGGAAGAAGTATGGGTGACATTCCGGGTGTGAGGTATAAGGTCGTTAAGGTCAACAATACTAGCCTCAAGGAACTCTGGAAGGGTAAGAAGGAGAAGAGACTGAGGTGA